AAATATTTGTAGAAGAAGAGGGATATTTCGGAATATCTCAATGTAGACAGCTGCAAATCGGCTAACTAGCCAGTTTGAAGATAGCCTAGCGATACCCATACTAAAGCCCAGTACTGTGGCTAACATGATGCCTAATACTGAAACTAAAGCTGTATTGAGAAGACCGATAAAGAATGTACGACCGTATGAGAATGTTTCGTCGTATTCAATCAGTGTTAAGCCGATACCAAAACCAGCTTCTTGGGAGAGAAAATCAAAACCAGTGGCGATACCACGGGAGTCTAAGTTTGTGAGTGCATTATTTACAATCGTGTAAAAGAAAGCACAAAGCGCCGCGACGGCGAGAATTTGGAAAACAATTGAGCGAAAAGTGGGGTTGTAAAAAAGGTTGGCACTTTTGGGCTGTGGTTTTTCTTGAGTTGGAGAAATAGTTTCATTAGGTTTCATACTGCTATAACCTCAAATCCATTTAATAAATAGGGCGGAAAAGTCCGCCCTAATTGATGCTTGTAAATTTATTAACGGATTGGTGGAGCGTACATAAAGCCGCCCGCATTCCATAGTGCGTTTACGCCACGAGAGATCTGTAGTGGTGAACCTGTACCAACAGTACGTTCGAAGCTCTCACCGTAGTTACCAACTTGTTTAATGACTTGGTAACCCCAATCGTCACGAATGCCAAGGCCTTTACCTTTAGGACCGTCAACACCAAGAATACGCTTGATGTTTGGATCTTTTGACTTAAGCATTTCGTCAGCATTCTTAGAAGAGATGCCGTATTCTTCTGCGTTAATCATTGCAGAAAGGGTCCATTTAGCTACGTTGAACCACTTGTCATCATCTTGACGAACAACAGGGCCAAGTGGCTCTTTAGAGATGATTTCAGGAAGTACCTGTGCAGATTTAGGATCAGCTAGATTCAGGCGAAGTGCATATAGACCAGATTGGTCAGTTGTAAGAACATCACAACGACCCGCGTCGAAACCTTTTGATGTTTGTGCTGCCGTATCAAATACCACTGGCTTGTAAGACATGCCACTGTTACGGAAGTAATCGGCTAGGTTAAGTTCAGTCGTTGTACCTGATTGAACACACACTGAAGCGCCATCTAGTTCTTGAGCACTTGTTAGTCCAAGTTCTTTCTTAACCATGAAGCCTTGACCATCGTAGTAGTTAACGCCTACGAAGTTCAAACCTAGAGCAGTGTCACGATGTAGCGTCCATGTTGTGTTACGAGATAGTACGTCTATTTCACCAGATTGAAGCGCGGTAAAACGCTCTTTTGCTGTTAGCGGTACATACTTAACTTTAGTCTTGTCACCGAGTACAGCCGCTGCAAGAGCTTGACAATACTCAACATCAATTCCTTCCCATTCACCTTTTGAGTTAGGGTTAGAGAACCCTGGAAGACCTGTACTTACACCACAAGTTAGAAAACCTTGAGATGTGACTTTGTCCAGAGTGCTTTCTGCCGCTGATGCTGATGTTGCCATCATCGCAGTTGATGCAGCTACTA
Above is a window of Vibrio atlanticus DNA encoding:
- a CDS encoding amino acid ABC transporter substrate-binding protein, with product MTNKLTLLASVVAASTAMMATSASAAESTLDKVTSQGFLTCGVSTGLPGFSNPNSKGEWEGIDVEYCQALAAAVLGDKTKVKYVPLTAKERFTALQSGEIDVLSRNTTWTLHRDTALGLNFVGVNYYDGQGFMVKKELGLTSAQELDGASVCVQSGTTTELNLADYFRNSGMSYKPVVFDTAAQTSKGFDAGRCDVLTTDQSGLYALRLNLADPKSAQVLPEIISKEPLGPVVRQDDDKWFNVAKWTLSAMINAEEYGISSKNADEMLKSKDPNIKRILGVDGPKGKGLGIRDDWGYQVIKQVGNYGESFERTVGTGSPLQISRGVNALWNAGGFMYAPPIR